One Acutalibacter muris DNA window includes the following coding sequences:
- the greA gene encoding transcription elongation factor GreA, with the protein MAEKQFFVTKEGLKDLEKERDYLIMVRRKEVSEKIKVALSFGDLSENSEYDEAKNDQAVVEARIADVEMMLKNAVVIDEEALGNETVHIGSTVEVSVTSPSGRQSERTLRIVGSNEADPRNGKISDESAVGQALIGAVVNQTVVVEAPAGMATYVVNSIS; encoded by the coding sequence ATGGCTGAGAAGCAGTTTTTTGTTACTAAAGAAGGATTAAAGGACCTGGAGAAAGAGCGCGACTATCTGATAATGGTGCGGCGCAAGGAGGTCTCTGAAAAGATAAAAGTAGCCCTGTCCTTCGGGGACCTGTCCGAGAACAGCGAATATGACGAAGCCAAAAACGACCAGGCCGTGGTGGAGGCCCGCATCGCGGACGTTGAGATGATGCTGAAAAACGCCGTGGTAATAGACGAGGAGGCCCTGGGTAACGAGACCGTGCATATCGGTTCCACCGTCGAGGTGAGCGTTACCTCCCCAAGCGGCAGGCAGAGCGAGCGCACCCTGCGCATAGTGGGCTCCAACGAGGCCGACCCCAGGAACGGAAAGATATCCGACGAATCCGCTGTGGGCCAAGCCCTTATCGGGGCCGTGGTGAATCAGACCGTAGTGGTAGAGGCCCCCGCGGGCATGGCGACATATGTGGTGAACTCTATCAGCTGA
- the lysS gene encoding lysine--tRNA ligase, whose protein sequence is MAEKAQPQELSEILKIRRDKLENMQKQGSDPYLHTRFDVDIKAQEILERFEEVEGKEVRVAGRIMSRRGMGKVAFMDLQDSSGRVQIYAKIDVMGEESYKALQASLDIGDVVGVKGEVFRTQRGEISVKALELTILSKALLPLPEKYHGLTNTDARYRQRYLDLIMNPEVREVFVKRSRIISAIREYLDGQDFLEVETPVLHTQAGGAAARPFITHHNTLNMEMYLRIALELHLKRLIVGGFDRVYEMDRVFRNEGMDTFHNPEYTMLEFYQAYTDINGMMDQTEGLIRFVAHKVLGTGRVERDGVEIDLDKPFARISMSEAVKQYAGVDFTKVESLEEARKLADQHHIEYEQRHKKGEILNLFFEKYCEEKLVQPTFLTGHPVDISPLAKKDPENPEYTQRFELFICGREYANAFSELNDPMDQRQRFEAQAAQKAAGDDEACDVDEDFLTALEYGLPPTGGMGMGVDRLVMLLTGAASIRDVLLFPTMKTLDGVNKKNDVSHKAVQAVANDVNTEPEKIDFSKVEIEPLFKDFVDFETFSKSDFRVVKVLECEAVPKSKKLLKFTLDDGTGENRTILSGIHEYYEPEELVGKTCIAITNLPPRPMMGIDSCGMLISAVHKEEGAEKLHLLMVDNHIPAGAKLY, encoded by the coding sequence ATGGCGGAAAAGGCACAGCCCCAGGAGCTGAGTGAGATATTAAAGATACGCAGAGATAAGCTTGAAAATATGCAGAAACAGGGCAGCGACCCATATCTGCACACACGCTTTGACGTGGACATAAAGGCCCAGGAGATACTGGAGAGGTTCGAGGAGGTAGAGGGCAAGGAGGTGCGTGTCGCCGGGCGCATAATGAGCCGTAGGGGCATGGGCAAGGTGGCCTTTATGGACCTCCAGGACAGCTCCGGGCGTGTGCAGATATACGCAAAGATAGACGTGATGGGGGAGGAGAGCTATAAGGCCCTGCAGGCCTCTCTTGACATCGGAGACGTCGTGGGCGTCAAGGGTGAGGTTTTCCGCACCCAGCGGGGAGAGATATCGGTGAAAGCCCTTGAGCTTACCATACTCTCAAAGGCGCTGCTGCCCCTGCCGGAGAAGTACCACGGTCTGACAAACACCGATGCCAGGTACCGCCAGCGCTACCTGGACCTTATCATGAACCCGGAGGTGCGGGAGGTATTCGTAAAGCGCTCAAGGATAATCAGCGCCATCAGGGAATACCTGGACGGCCAGGATTTTCTTGAGGTGGAAACCCCTGTGCTGCACACCCAGGCGGGCGGCGCGGCGGCGCGGCCCTTCATCACACACCACAATACCCTGAACATGGAAATGTACCTGCGCATAGCCCTGGAGCTGCACCTGAAGCGGCTGATAGTGGGCGGCTTTGACCGGGTGTACGAGATGGACCGGGTATTCCGCAACGAGGGTATGGACACCTTTCACAACCCGGAGTACACCATGCTGGAGTTCTATCAGGCTTACACCGACATAAACGGCATGATGGACCAGACCGAGGGGCTTATCCGCTTTGTTGCCCACAAGGTGCTGGGCACCGGCAGGGTGGAGCGCGACGGCGTGGAGATTGACCTGGACAAGCCTTTCGCAAGAATAAGTATGTCAGAGGCCGTAAAGCAGTACGCCGGGGTGGACTTCACTAAGGTGGAGAGCCTCGAGGAGGCCCGGAAGCTTGCGGACCAGCACCATATAGAATACGAGCAGCGGCACAAGAAGGGCGAGATACTGAACCTCTTTTTCGAGAAATACTGCGAGGAAAAGCTGGTGCAGCCCACCTTCCTGACCGGTCACCCGGTGGACATCTCGCCCCTTGCCAAGAAAGACCCGGAGAACCCCGAGTACACCCAGCGCTTCGAGCTGTTCATCTGCGGCCGCGAGTACGCCAACGCCTTCAGCGAGCTAAATGACCCCATGGACCAGCGCCAGCGCTTTGAAGCCCAGGCCGCCCAGAAGGCCGCCGGCGACGACGAAGCCTGCGATGTAGATGAGGATTTCCTCACCGCCCTGGAGTATGGTCTGCCGCCCACGGGCGGCATGGGCATGGGCGTGGACAGGCTTGTAATGCTGCTTACGGGTGCGGCTTCTATTAGGGATGTGCTGTTGTTCCCGACAATGAAGACCTTAGATGGTGTAAATAAGAAAAATGATGTAAGCCACAAGGCTGTTCAGGCGGTTGCAAATGATGTAAACACAGAGCCGGAGAAGATTGATTTTTCTAAGGTAGAGATTGAGCCTCTATTCAAGGATTTCGTTGATTTTGAGACTTTCTCTAAATCGGATTTCAGAGTCGTAAAGGTGCTTGAATGTGAAGCCGTACCGAAGTCAAAGAAACTCTTAAAGTTTACATTAGACGATGGCACAGGCGAAAACAGGACGATTTTAAGCGGTATTCACGAGTATTACGAGCCGGAAGAATTGGTCGGCAAGACTTGTATCGCTATCACCAATCTTCCGCCAAGACCGATGATGGGTATTGATTCCTGCGGTATGCTGATAAGCGCTGTTCACAAGGAGGAAGGTGCAGAAAAACTCCATCTTCTGATGGTAGACAACCACATTCCGGCAGGCGCAAAGCTCTATTAA
- a CDS encoding cell wall hydrolase: protein MKKRLLAAVLAIALTVLPIMGTGVSAKGSGLNSYIEVTGYDPKADYMTLMLRALKNGGTYAMQVGAIYEQQRNMKIDDKKLPYQKTSYFTDYTTAKEILAAIEAAKKPKPSYTEEDLDLLARIINAEAGCDWIPDWVQRMVGSVVLNRVKSKHFPNTIREVIYQPGQYGPVYNGMIHYTPTKKSIENARYVLENGSTCPDNVTGQNGVISGSGVYTSYYDSILGTTIYFCYT, encoded by the coding sequence ATGAAGAAAAGACTTCTGGCGGCGGTGCTGGCGATTGCTCTGACGGTTTTACCCATAATGGGTACCGGCGTGTCGGCAAAAGGCTCGGGTCTCAATAGCTACATTGAGGTGACCGGCTATGATCCGAAGGCGGACTATATGACCCTGATGCTCCGGGCCCTGAAGAATGGCGGCACCTACGCCATGCAGGTGGGCGCTATTTACGAGCAGCAGCGCAACATGAAGATCGACGACAAAAAGCTGCCCTATCAGAAGACCAGCTACTTTACCGACTATACCACGGCAAAGGAAATTTTGGCGGCTATTGAGGCGGCCAAAAAGCCAAAGCCCAGCTACACCGAGGAGGACCTGGACCTGCTGGCCAGGATAATCAACGCCGAGGCGGGCTGCGACTGGATACCTGACTGGGTCCAGAGGATGGTGGGCAGCGTGGTGCTCAACCGGGTGAAAAGCAAGCATTTCCCCAACACCATCCGAGAGGTCATATACCAGCCCGGGCAGTATGGACCGGTGTATAACGGCATGATTCACTATACCCCGACGAAGAAATCCATAGAGAACGCCAGATACGTGCTGGAAAACGGCAGCACCTGCCCGGACAATGTCACCGGCCAGAACGGGGTGATATCCGGCAGCGGGGTTTATACCAGCTACTACGACAGCATATTGGGGACCACCATTTATTTCTGCTACACCTGA